Proteins encoded by one window of Tunturibacter psychrotolerans:
- a CDS encoding MGH1-like glycoside hydrolase domain-containing protein, translating to MTEEQSRLVEAKTKTVPWKKWGPYLSERQWGTVREDYSADGNAWDYFTHDQARSRAYRWGEDGLAGLSDDHQVLCFALALWNGKDPILKERLFGLTNSEGNHGEDVKEYYFYLDSTPTHSYMKYLYKYPQAAYPYDDLVKTNRERGRAGAEYELLDTGVFNEDRYFDVFVEYAKAGAEDLGIKISVANRGPEEAVLHVLPTVWFRNTWMWSDHGGKPELKGSQGKGYGAISAHHTDPIFQESLPDYTLYCEGDAPLLFTENESNNKKLFGSENASPYVKDGFHNYVIHGEKGAVNSAMVGTKAAPYYVLKVGAGETKVVRLRLARTSAELESKPFKDFDQLFVTRLKEADAFYASVTPDRVMADPDRAMVMRQAMAGMLWSKQYFYYDLNLWLREHKVGPWCTPETRQKVRNGEWFHMYNDDIISMPDKWEYPWYAAWDLAFHMLAFQSVDSDFAKAQLELILRNDYLHPNGQIPAYEWNFGDTNPPVHAYATIQIYMSDKERNGGKGDLEFLSYAFSKLLVNFTWWLNRKDRSGNNLFEGGFLGLDNIGVFDRSAPLPNGGYLEQADGTAWMVFFSQQMLRIAVELALNYPVYEEFVVKFFEHTMWIAGAMDRMGKQQDTMWDDEDGFFYDVLRLPDGEAFRMKVRSMVGLLPLTAVAIFEEDLMEKLPTFRKHAQQFLARHPELAENLHMPGTPGLAGRRLLATVNEDKLRRILTKMLDENEFFGPHGIRALSRYHIDHPFKFTLAGHESQVSYVPGDSDSGMFGGNSNWRGPVWMPVNFLLYVSLLRMGAYYGDTFKIECPTGSGKEMNLFEVAQELGERLISTFTKDSTGRRAVFGSAEKFQTDPLWRDNVLFYEYFHGDTGAGVGASHQTGWTGCIARVIQANGAFEVKDLADKNVEEKAVKLGLGEKAVEAAVVAAVTK from the coding sequence ATGACCGAAGAGCAGAGCAGACTTGTTGAGGCTAAAACGAAAACCGTCCCATGGAAGAAGTGGGGCCCTTACCTGAGCGAGAGGCAATGGGGGACGGTTCGCGAAGACTATAGCGCGGATGGAAATGCGTGGGATTACTTTACGCATGATCAGGCAAGGTCGCGGGCGTATCGGTGGGGCGAGGACGGGCTTGCTGGATTGAGCGACGACCACCAGGTGCTGTGTTTCGCGCTGGCGCTGTGGAACGGCAAGGATCCGATTTTGAAGGAGCGGCTGTTTGGATTGACCAACAGCGAAGGCAATCACGGCGAGGATGTGAAGGAGTACTACTTCTATTTGGATAGCACGCCTACGCACTCGTACATGAAGTACCTGTACAAGTATCCGCAGGCTGCTTATCCGTATGACGATTTGGTAAAGACCAATCGGGAGCGTGGGCGTGCGGGGGCGGAGTATGAGTTGCTCGACACGGGCGTGTTCAACGAGGACCGGTACTTCGATGTGTTTGTGGAGTATGCGAAGGCGGGTGCGGAGGATCTGGGGATCAAGATCAGCGTTGCGAATCGCGGGCCGGAGGAGGCGGTGTTGCATGTGCTGCCGACGGTTTGGTTTCGGAATACGTGGATGTGGTCGGATCATGGTGGGAAGCCGGAGTTGAAGGGGTCGCAGGGGAAGGGATACGGCGCGATCTCGGCGCACCATACGGACCCGATCTTTCAGGAGTCGCTGCCGGATTACACGCTGTATTGCGAGGGAGACGCTCCGCTGCTGTTTACGGAGAATGAGAGCAATAACAAAAAACTGTTTGGGTCGGAGAACGCTTCGCCTTATGTGAAGGATGGTTTTCATAATTATGTGATCCATGGGGAGAAGGGCGCGGTGAATTCGGCGATGGTGGGAACGAAGGCGGCTCCTTACTATGTACTGAAGGTGGGGGCGGGCGAGACGAAGGTGGTGCGGCTGCGGTTGGCGCGGACGAGTGCTGAGTTGGAATCGAAGCCGTTCAAGGATTTCGATCAGTTGTTTGTGACGCGGCTGAAAGAGGCGGATGCATTTTATGCGTCGGTTACGCCGGATAGGGTGATGGCGGATCCGGATCGCGCGATGGTGATGCGGCAGGCGATGGCGGGGATGTTGTGGAGCAAACAGTACTTTTATTACGACTTGAATTTGTGGTTGAGGGAACACAAGGTGGGGCCGTGGTGTACGCCGGAGACGCGGCAGAAGGTGCGTAATGGCGAGTGGTTTCATATGTACAACGACGACATTATTTCGATGCCGGATAAGTGGGAGTATCCGTGGTATGCGGCGTGGGACCTGGCGTTTCATATGCTGGCGTTTCAGTCGGTGGACTCGGACTTTGCGAAGGCACAGCTGGAACTGATTCTGCGGAATGATTATCTGCACCCGAATGGACAGATACCGGCGTATGAGTGGAACTTCGGGGACACGAATCCGCCGGTGCATGCGTATGCGACGATTCAGATTTATATGAGCGATAAGGAACGGAATGGCGGGAAGGGGGATCTGGAGTTTCTGTCGTATGCGTTCTCGAAGCTGCTGGTGAACTTTACGTGGTGGCTGAATCGGAAGGACCGCTCGGGGAATAATTTGTTCGAGGGCGGATTTCTGGGGCTGGACAATATTGGGGTGTTCGACCGGAGCGCGCCGCTGCCGAATGGCGGGTATCTGGAGCAGGCGGATGGAACGGCCTGGATGGTGTTCTTTAGCCAGCAGATGCTGCGGATTGCGGTGGAGCTGGCGTTGAACTACCCGGTCTACGAGGAGTTTGTGGTGAAGTTCTTCGAGCACACGATGTGGATTGCGGGTGCGATGGATCGGATGGGGAAACAGCAGGACACGATGTGGGACGACGAAGATGGATTCTTCTACGACGTGCTGCGGCTGCCGGATGGCGAGGCGTTTCGGATGAAGGTGCGATCGATGGTGGGGCTGTTGCCGTTGACTGCGGTGGCGATCTTCGAAGAAGACCTGATGGAGAAGCTGCCGACGTTCCGGAAGCATGCGCAGCAATTTCTGGCGCGGCACCCTGAGCTGGCGGAGAATCTGCATATGCCGGGGACGCCTGGATTGGCGGGGCGGCGGCTGCTGGCTACGGTGAACGAAGACAAGCTACGACGGATCCTGACGAAGATGCTGGACGAGAACGAGTTTTTTGGTCCGCATGGCATTCGGGCGCTGTCGCGCTATCACATTGATCATCCGTTTAAGTTCACTTTGGCAGGGCATGAGTCTCAGGTTTCGTATGTGCCGGGGGATTCGGATAGCGGGATGTTTGGAGGGAACTCGAACTGGCGCGGGCCGGTGTGGATGCCGGTGAACTTTTTGCTGTATGTGTCGTTGCTGCGGATGGGAGCGTACTACGGCGATACGTTCAAGATTGAGTGCCCGACGGGATCGGGGAAGGAGATGAATCTGTTTGAGGTGGCGCAGGAGTTGGGAGAGCGGCTGATCAGCACGTTTACCAAAGACAGCACGGGGAGGCGGGCGGTATTTGGGAGTGCGGAGAAGTTTCAGACGGATCCGCTTTGGCGTGACAATGTTCTTTTCTATGAGTACTTCCATGGCGATACCGGTGCGGGTGTGGGAGCAAGCCACCAGACGGGCTGGACGGGATGCATTGCGCGGGTCATCCAGGCGAATGGGGCATTTGAGGTGAAGGATCTCGCGGACAAAAACGTCGAAGAGAAGGCGGTCAAGCTGGGACTGGGCGAGAAGGCTGTAGAGGCGGCAGTGGTTGCGGCGGTCACGAAGTAG
- the aspS gene encoding aspartate--tRNA ligase, with the protein MLDFLGSLQRTHMCGELRVEQDGQPVVLMGWVNRRRDHGNLIFLDVRDRSGITQVVLDKEVSGDAHAKAEAARSEYVVAVKGKVRRRGAGLENPNMPTGAIEVVASELLLLNEAKTPPFSPADDAIANEEVRLKYRYLDLRRTEMQHNFALRSKVAMAIRNFLVEQGFLEIETPFMTRSTPEGARDYLVPSRVHAGSFYALPQSPQIFKQILMISGFDKYFQIARCFRDEDLRADRQPEFTQIDLEMSFPQQEKVFRVVEGFLTAAFKTASISLTTPFVQMTYDDAIRNYGIDKPDMRLPAMVSLTDVLTPELRETLKIEKELPVLGFVIPKAGTLSGTQKRALVEEIRAAFGDCGLDFLDVARLKTNDAFAPLASVIEAKLSSVDPTLSDKAGKDGAPVGAASSTGDDLVIVITPKIGTPAKWNFDPQWIYKRVGALRLQLAAKFADKHGRFVKTGTEADYKFLWVTDFPMYEWDEESKVWNAAHHPFTSPHEEDIKAGRLTNDKGAVRALAYDIVLNGTELGSGSIRIHRQDVQAEIFRSLGMSDAEAKERFGFFLDALEYGTPPHGGIALGLDRIVMILAGATSLREVIAFPKTAKAIDLMVDAPTPVSDQQMRELHLKTVVRS; encoded by the coding sequence ATGTTGGATTTTTTAGGTAGTTTGCAGCGGACCCATATGTGTGGCGAGCTTCGCGTGGAGCAGGATGGGCAGCCGGTGGTGTTGATGGGTTGGGTGAATCGCCGGCGGGACCATGGAAACCTGATCTTTCTCGATGTGAGGGACCGGAGTGGGATTACTCAGGTCGTGCTCGATAAAGAGGTGTCCGGTGATGCGCATGCGAAGGCTGAGGCTGCGCGATCGGAGTACGTTGTTGCCGTGAAGGGCAAGGTTCGGCGGCGTGGCGCGGGGCTTGAGAACCCCAACATGCCTACTGGCGCGATCGAGGTTGTGGCGAGTGAGTTGCTGCTGCTGAACGAGGCGAAGACTCCTCCGTTTTCTCCGGCGGATGATGCGATTGCGAACGAAGAGGTTCGGTTGAAGTATCGCTATCTTGATCTGCGACGCACGGAGATGCAGCATAACTTCGCGCTGCGCAGCAAGGTTGCGATGGCGATTCGCAACTTCCTTGTCGAGCAGGGCTTTCTTGAGATTGAAACTCCTTTCATGACGCGGTCTACGCCTGAGGGAGCGCGTGATTATCTTGTTCCGAGCAGAGTTCATGCGGGGAGCTTCTATGCGCTGCCGCAGTCGCCGCAGATCTTCAAGCAGATCCTTATGATCTCGGGGTTTGATAAGTACTTTCAAATCGCTCGCTGCTTCCGTGATGAGGATCTTCGTGCGGACCGGCAGCCGGAGTTTACCCAGATCGACCTTGAGATGAGCTTCCCCCAGCAGGAGAAGGTGTTTCGTGTGGTCGAGGGTTTTCTGACGGCTGCGTTCAAGACGGCTTCGATTTCGTTGACGACTCCTTTTGTGCAGATGACTTATGACGATGCGATCAGGAACTATGGGATCGACAAGCCGGATATGCGGCTGCCGGCGATGGTTTCGCTGACTGATGTGCTGACGCCCGAGTTGCGTGAGACGTTGAAGATTGAGAAGGAGCTGCCGGTGCTTGGGTTTGTGATTCCCAAGGCGGGTACGCTGAGTGGGACGCAGAAGCGTGCGCTGGTGGAGGAGATTCGCGCCGCGTTTGGTGACTGCGGACTCGACTTTCTGGATGTGGCTCGGTTGAAGACGAACGATGCGTTTGCTCCGCTTGCTTCTGTCATTGAGGCGAAGCTGAGTTCTGTAGATCCCACCCTTTCCGATAAGGCCGGAAAGGATGGGGCACCCGTAGGTGCTGCTTCGAGTACTGGTGACGATTTGGTCATCGTGATAACTCCTAAGATTGGTACTCCGGCGAAGTGGAACTTCGATCCGCAGTGGATCTATAAGCGGGTTGGTGCTTTGCGGTTGCAGCTTGCCGCGAAGTTTGCCGACAAGCATGGGCGGTTTGTGAAGACTGGTACTGAGGCCGATTACAAGTTTCTTTGGGTAACCGACTTCCCGATGTACGAGTGGGATGAGGAGAGCAAGGTTTGGAATGCGGCGCATCATCCGTTTACCTCTCCGCATGAGGAGGACATCAAGGCGGGGCGGTTGACGAACGATAAGGGTGCGGTGCGTGCGCTTGCTTATGACATCGTGCTGAATGGAACGGAGCTTGGTTCGGGCTCGATTCGTATTCACCGGCAGGATGTGCAGGCGGAGATCTTCCGGTCGCTGGGCATGTCGGATGCAGAGGCCAAGGAGCGGTTTGGCTTCTTCCTGGATGCGCTGGAGTATGGCACGCCTCCGCATGGTGGCATTGCTTTGGGACTGGATCGGATTGTGATGATTCTTGCTGGAGCGACTAGCCTCCGTGAGGTGATTGCGTTTCCGAAGACGGCGAAGGCGATCGATTTGATGGTCGATGCGCCTACGCCGGTGAGCGATCAGCAGATGCGGGAACTGCATTTGAAGACTGTGGTTCGAAGCTAA
- the hisS gene encoding histidine--tRNA ligase — protein sequence MATLKAVRGTRDLLPPETALWNYVEATARAVFARYGFGEIRTPIFEDTALFARGVGEETDIVSKEMYTWQDRTRADSDSAQSLTLRPENTAGVVRAYIEHKLGDTGMLQKLFYIGPQFRRERPQRGRYRQFWQIGAEVLGPAWSGADSALRDAEVLEMLATFLNELGVKGWKLEVNSVGSSTDRPKYIAALRDALAPVKDKMSADNQRRAETNPLRVLDSKDAGDQEIINGLPKIADFLDDASKEHFAQVLAALDACGVAYTVNPRLVRGLDYYTRTTFEFTVPDGSGLGTQNALLGGGRYDGLSELLGGPKAPGIGFAIGEDRLILTLQAQEAVAKERKLDAFVAPMGVERNAAALALAQELRRAGLSVEVGDGSFRLKKSFEAADKLARRMVIVGEDEVSSGILTVKDFSAGDQTKVPRAELAGFLRA from the coding sequence ATGGCTACTTTGAAGGCAGTACGCGGGACTCGGGATCTGTTACCTCCGGAGACAGCGCTTTGGAACTATGTGGAAGCTACGGCGAGAGCCGTATTCGCGCGTTACGGGTTTGGGGAGATTCGGACACCGATCTTCGAGGACACGGCTCTGTTCGCGCGTGGTGTTGGCGAGGAGACGGATATTGTCTCCAAGGAGATGTACACGTGGCAAGATCGTACGCGTGCTGATAGCGATAGTGCGCAGAGCTTGACGCTGAGGCCCGAGAACACGGCTGGGGTTGTGCGCGCGTATATCGAGCACAAGCTTGGTGATACTGGAATGCTGCAGAAGCTGTTCTATATCGGGCCTCAGTTCCGGCGCGAGCGGCCGCAGCGTGGAAGATATCGGCAGTTCTGGCAGATCGGGGCTGAGGTGCTTGGACCAGCTTGGTCGGGTGCTGATAGTGCGCTGCGTGATGCCGAGGTTCTGGAGATGCTTGCTACCTTCCTGAACGAGCTTGGCGTGAAGGGATGGAAGCTGGAGGTGAATTCGGTTGGTTCGTCGACCGATCGGCCGAAGTATATCGCTGCCCTGCGTGATGCTTTAGCTCCTGTGAAGGACAAGATGAGTGCGGACAATCAGCGCAGAGCGGAGACGAATCCGCTGCGTGTGCTGGACTCGAAGGATGCTGGCGATCAGGAGATCATCAACGGTCTGCCGAAGATCGCGGACTTCCTGGATGATGCGAGCAAGGAGCACTTTGCTCAGGTGCTTGCTGCGCTTGATGCCTGTGGTGTTGCTTATACGGTGAATCCGCGGTTGGTGCGTGGTTTGGACTACTACACGCGGACGACGTTCGAGTTCACTGTCCCTGATGGAAGTGGTTTGGGAACGCAGAACGCGCTGCTTGGTGGTGGAAGATACGACGGATTGTCGGAGTTGCTTGGTGGTCCGAAAGCTCCTGGAATCGGGTTCGCGATTGGGGAAGATCGGTTGATCCTTACGCTTCAGGCTCAGGAAGCTGTGGCGAAGGAGCGGAAGCTCGATGCGTTCGTTGCTCCTATGGGAGTTGAGCGGAATGCTGCTGCGCTTGCGCTTGCGCAGGAGCTTCGTCGAGCAGGACTTTCGGTAGAGGTTGGAGATGGAAGTTTCCGCCTGAAGAAGTCCTTCGAAGCTGCCGATAAGCTCGCTCGGAGAATGGTGATTGTCGGCGAAGATGAGGTTTCGTCGGGTATTCTGACGGTTAAAGACTTTAGTGCTGGAGATCAGACGAAGGTTCCTCGCGCTGAACTTGCGGGTTTTCTGCGCGCTTAG
- a CDS encoding gamma carbonic anhydrase family protein, giving the protein MIRAFQGIKPVISTGCYIDPSAQIIGDVTLAEQASVWMNAVLRGDVNSIRIGARSNVQDCAVLHGMRNLYPVIVGEMVTIGHNATVHGCVLEDAVLIGIGATVLNDARIGEGSIVAAGAVIPEHTLIPPNSLVAGVPGKVRRTLGDADRELILKYAQNYLDYTAIYLAEAAGA; this is encoded by the coding sequence ATGATCCGTGCGTTTCAAGGAATTAAACCGGTAATTTCTACTGGCTGCTACATCGATCCTTCAGCTCAGATAATCGGCGACGTTACGCTCGCAGAGCAAGCCAGCGTCTGGATGAACGCGGTCTTGCGTGGAGATGTCAACTCTATCCGAATTGGCGCCCGCAGCAATGTACAGGATTGCGCTGTTTTACACGGCATGCGCAATCTGTACCCGGTCATCGTTGGCGAGATGGTCACGATCGGCCACAATGCCACCGTACACGGCTGCGTTCTCGAAGATGCCGTCCTCATCGGCATCGGTGCGACGGTCCTCAACGATGCGAGGATTGGGGAAGGATCCATCGTTGCGGCAGGAGCGGTGATTCCGGAGCATACGTTGATCCCGCCGAACTCGTTGGTGGCTGGTGTTCCGGGAAAGGTGCGGAGGACGCTCGGCGATGCGGATCGGGAGTTGATCCTGAAGTACGCGCAGAACTACCTGGACTACACTGCGATCTACCTCGCAGAAGCGGCTGGTGCCTAA
- the rpsU gene encoding 30S ribosomal protein S21, whose amino-acid sequence MAEVRVQEGEPLENALRRFKRKVQTEDIIKEVKRHSFYLKPGEKKRVKEALARKRNRKKVRKEQD is encoded by the coding sequence TTGGCAGAGGTTCGAGTACAAGAAGGCGAACCCCTTGAGAATGCCCTGCGGCGCTTCAAGCGCAAGGTGCAGACAGAAGACATCATCAAGGAAGTCAAGCGTCACTCTTTTTATCTAAAACCAGGTGAGAAGAAACGTGTGAAAGAAGCGCTTGCACGCAAGCGCAATCGCAAGAAAGTCCGTAAGGAGCAGGATTAG
- a CDS encoding zinc-ribbon domain containing protein produces the protein MEFLDRLLTCADCGGEFIFTAGEQLFFFDKQFKNDPKRCKPCKSKRSGVGLKTGTGPAAAGLSRTETRTECSECGVETTVPFKPTQGRPVLCRQCFQSKRAPTTGALVTAAATAEMVAGSPGERIPASIELLAASRV, from the coding sequence ATGGAATTTCTGGATCGGCTATTAACCTGTGCAGACTGCGGTGGCGAATTCATCTTCACCGCTGGGGAACAACTCTTTTTTTTCGACAAACAGTTCAAGAACGACCCAAAGCGTTGCAAGCCATGCAAGTCCAAACGTTCCGGGGTCGGCTTGAAGACAGGTACGGGTCCGGCGGCGGCTGGCCTGTCACGAACCGAGACTCGCACGGAGTGCTCGGAGTGTGGCGTGGAGACTACCGTGCCGTTCAAGCCAACGCAGGGACGCCCGGTGCTTTGCCGGCAGTGCTTCCAGAGCAAGCGAGCTCCCACTACTGGAGCTCTTGTTACCGCGGCGGCGACGGCAGAGATGGTTGCCGGCTCTCCCGGAGAGCGTATTCCGGCGAGCATCGAGCTGCTGGCGGCCTCCCGAGTCTAG
- the rpmA gene encoding 50S ribosomal protein L27 yields the protein MAHKKGLGSSKNGRDSNAQRLGVKVFGGQTILGGGIIVRQRGTPLKPGANVGRGKDDTLFAKVDGIVRFQDKGQHGRFVNVDPAELTSVPV from the coding sequence ATGGCACATAAAAAAGGTTTAGGTTCTTCTAAAAACGGCCGCGACTCAAACGCTCAGCGGCTCGGAGTCAAGGTATTCGGTGGTCAGACGATCCTCGGCGGCGGCATCATCGTCCGTCAGCGTGGCACCCCGCTCAAGCCCGGCGCCAACGTCGGTCGCGGCAAGGACGACACCCTCTTCGCCAAGGTCGACGGCATCGTCCGCTTCCAGGACAAGGGCCAGCACGGTCGCTTCGTCAACGTCGATCCCGCTGAATTGACTTCAGTTCCCGTCTAA
- the rplU gene encoding 50S ribosomal protein L21, which produces MYAVIRTGGKQYLVSPGEKLKIETTAHENGNIEFSDILAVSGEEGKFESDLTGAKVLASVVAHGRGEKILVFKLKRKKQYKKMQGHRQNFVEVKINEILVNGKSFKEA; this is translated from the coding sequence ATGTACGCAGTCATCCGCACCGGCGGCAAACAGTATCTGGTCTCCCCTGGCGAGAAGTTGAAGATTGAAACCACCGCCCACGAGAACGGCAACATCGAGTTCTCCGACATCCTCGCCGTCAGCGGCGAAGAGGGTAAGTTCGAGTCCGACCTCACCGGCGCCAAGGTTCTCGCCTCCGTCGTCGCACACGGCCGCGGCGAAAAAATCCTCGTCTTCAAGCTCAAGCGCAAGAAGCAGTACAAGAAGATGCAGGGCCACCGCCAGAACTTCGTCGAGGTCAAGATCAACGAGATCCTCGTCAACGGCAAGAGCTTCAAGGAAGCGTAA
- a CDS encoding SRPBCC domain-containing protein, with amino-acid sequence MKENTISEVERMVITRIFEAPRKLVWKAWTDPKYVMQWWGPKGFTAPVCKMDFRVGGKFLWCMKGPDGEVVGWNGGEYFEIVEHEKIVYSMYFADAEGNKLDPAQYGIELEAMDDAHDVVLFEDFGDGQTKLTLIGSEPMESARNSGQLEGWNEIFDKVAAVVAGLAQAK; translated from the coding sequence ATGAAAGAAAACACGATTAGCGAAGTTGAGCGGATGGTCATCACAAGAATTTTTGAGGCTCCACGCAAATTGGTTTGGAAGGCGTGGACTGACCCGAAGTATGTGATGCAGTGGTGGGGTCCGAAAGGATTCACCGCGCCTGTTTGCAAGATGGATTTTCGCGTGGGAGGAAAATTCCTCTGGTGCATGAAAGGGCCAGATGGAGAAGTTGTGGGCTGGAATGGAGGCGAGTACTTCGAGATTGTTGAGCACGAGAAGATCGTTTACTCGATGTACTTTGCTGACGCGGAGGGAAACAAGCTGGACCCTGCGCAATATGGGATAGAACTTGAGGCCATGGACGATGCGCACGATGTGGTTCTCTTTGAGGATTTTGGAGACGGCCAGACGAAACTCACCTTGATTGGAAGTGAACCTATGGAGAGCGCAAGAAATAGCGGTCAGCTCGAGGGCTGGAACGAGATATTCGATAAAGTTGCCGCGGTTGTTGCTGGGCTGGCGCAAGCGAAATAG
- a CDS encoding ArsR/SmtB family transcription factor, with protein sequence MVVDRLGTTFAALSDPTRRAMIERLSRGPASVHGLTEPFALSQQMISKHIAYLVRARIVIKTKRGRESVCTLRPEAIKTVSDWAISYRRFWEESFDKLEVVVNQMKKEEV encoded by the coding sequence ATGGTTGTGGATCGGCTAGGTACAACATTTGCGGCTTTGTCTGATCCCACCCGTAGGGCGATGATCGAACGACTCTCGCGTGGGCCTGCCTCTGTGCATGGATTGACGGAACCGTTTGCACTGTCGCAACAGATGATTTCAAAGCATATTGCCTACCTGGTACGGGCGCGGATCGTGATCAAGACGAAGCGTGGACGAGAGAGTGTGTGCACGCTTAGGCCCGAGGCCATCAAGACAGTCAGCGACTGGGCGATTAGCTATCGCCGATTCTGGGAAGAGAGTTTCGACAAGTTGGAAGTGGTCGTAAATCAAATGAAGAAAGAGGAGGTCTGA
- a CDS encoding SDR family NAD(P)-dependent oxidoreductase, whose translation MKIAIVTGAAQGIGRKAAEVLAAAGYGLLLMDLQACTATVEAVKKAGVEVEEVLGDISDEAVVKRAVEVARSRWGRLDVLVNNAGISFIAPAETVEGEAFLRVLKVNLLAPFLLAKAFGAMMLEQRSGSIVNVASIAGLVGIADRSAYNASKHGLIGLTRTLAAEWGGRGVRCNAVCPGWVKTEMDIADQVGGGYNDADIEGVNPMGRFASPEDIAQAILFLAEPERSGFVNGQALAVDGGWTVDGSWQSLRMRKR comes from the coding sequence ATGAAGATTGCGATTGTTACTGGGGCGGCGCAGGGGATTGGGCGTAAGGCGGCGGAGGTTTTAGCGGCGGCGGGGTATGGGTTGTTGCTGATGGATCTGCAGGCTTGTACGGCTACGGTAGAGGCGGTGAAGAAGGCCGGGGTTGAGGTTGAAGAGGTGTTGGGGGACATCTCGGATGAGGCGGTGGTGAAGCGTGCGGTGGAGGTGGCGCGCTCGCGGTGGGGACGGTTGGATGTGCTGGTGAACAATGCAGGGATCAGCTTTATTGCACCGGCAGAGACGGTAGAAGGAGAAGCGTTTCTACGTGTGTTGAAGGTAAATCTGCTTGCTCCGTTTCTTCTGGCGAAGGCGTTTGGCGCAATGATGCTGGAACAGAGGAGCGGGAGCATTGTGAATGTGGCTTCGATCGCGGGTTTGGTGGGGATTGCGGACAGGTCGGCGTATAACGCCTCGAAGCATGGACTGATTGGGTTGACGCGGACTTTGGCGGCGGAGTGGGGTGGGCGTGGCGTGCGGTGCAATGCGGTTTGTCCGGGATGGGTGAAGACAGAGATGGATATTGCTGACCAGGTGGGTGGTGGGTATAACGATGCGGATATTGAAGGCGTGAATCCGATGGGACGGTTTGCGTCGCCGGAGGATATTGCGCAGGCGATTCTGTTTCTGGCGGAGCCGGAGCGCAGTGGGTTTGTGAATGGGCAGGCTCTGGCCGTGGATGGCGGGTGGACAGTGGATGGGAGCTGGCAGAGTCTGCGGATGCGCAAGCGGTAG
- a CDS encoding helix-turn-helix transcriptional regulator produces MKSDRLLSTLMLLQAHGRLSTREVAERLEISQRTAHRDMEALCTAGIPLIAHRGSSGGWELQKGWRTKVPGLDDAELQALLMAQPSALGDRKLTAAAQRAFDKLMASMPTAMRLQAHSIQARLHIDPTGWRPSPEDLSMLPIVQDALASDCKLTFLYTRADGELSSRTVDPLGLVCKQTVWYLIAQSAVGTRTYRISRIREAVVLALRSIRPPDFDLAAHWKQSTAALKEHPQTVTTILALSDDGVASVERWCPMIPELNHRAARTLPKGWRLFHVKFENYQQARFVVLGLGSRVAAIAPPELCKDIKSELRRMLRPAQKYERSPI; encoded by the coding sequence ATGAAGTCCGACCGCCTCCTCTCTACCCTCATGCTCCTTCAGGCCCACGGCCGTCTCTCCACGCGCGAGGTAGCAGAGCGCCTGGAGATCTCGCAGCGCACCGCCCATCGTGACATGGAAGCCCTATGCACCGCGGGCATTCCGCTCATCGCCCACCGCGGTTCCAGCGGCGGCTGGGAGCTGCAAAAAGGATGGCGCACCAAAGTCCCCGGCCTCGACGACGCCGAACTCCAGGCCCTTCTCATGGCCCAGCCCAGCGCTCTCGGAGATCGCAAACTCACCGCAGCCGCCCAGCGCGCCTTCGACAAACTCATGGCCTCCATGCCTACCGCCATGCGCCTTCAGGCCCACTCCATTCAGGCTCGCCTGCACATCGACCCCACCGGATGGAGACCCTCCCCCGAAGATCTCTCCATGCTTCCCATCGTGCAGGACGCCCTTGCCAGCGACTGCAAGCTCACCTTCCTCTACACCCGCGCCGACGGCGAGCTAAGCTCCCGCACCGTCGACCCTCTCGGCCTCGTCTGCAAACAAACCGTCTGGTATCTCATCGCGCAATCTGCTGTGGGCACGCGTACCTACCGCATCTCTCGCATACGCGAAGCAGTCGTGCTCGCACTCCGATCCATCAGGCCACCCGACTTCGATCTCGCTGCTCACTGGAAACAAAGCACGGCAGCGCTCAAAGAACACCCCCAGACAGTCACCACGATCCTCGCCCTCTCAGACGACGGCGTCGCATCCGTCGAACGTTGGTGTCCCATGATTCCCGAACTCAACCATCGCGCAGCACGCACTTTGCCCAAGGGCTGGCGCCTCTTTCACGTCAAGTTCGAAAACTACCAGCAAGCCCGCTTCGTTGTCCTCGGCCTTGGCTCTCGCGTAGCAGCCATCGCACCGCCGGAACTCTGTAAAGACATCAAATCCGAACTCCGCCGCATGCTTAGGCCTGCACAAAAATACGAGCGCAGCCCTATTTGA